One window of the Pedobacter ginsengisoli genome contains the following:
- a CDS encoding NADPH-dependent FMN reductase, protein MKILALAGSNSQQSINRKLVIHTTSFFKEHDITLLDLNDFEMPLFSVDREANDGYPERAYKLIDHISEADLIILSLAEHNGSYTVAFKNVMDWCSRTNSKFLQNKPMLLMSTSPGGFGGGNVMNAAVVRLPKLGADVLTTFSLPSFL, encoded by the coding sequence ATGAAGATTTTAGCATTAGCTGGAAGCAATAGTCAACAATCAATTAACCGGAAATTAGTTATTCATACCACATCCTTTTTTAAAGAACACGATATTACATTGCTAGATCTAAATGATTTTGAGATGCCATTATTTTCTGTAGACAGGGAGGCAAATGATGGATATCCTGAAAGAGCTTATAAATTAATTGATCATATATCAGAGGCAGATCTTATTATTCTTTCTCTTGCAGAACATAATGGCAGCTATACTGTGGCTTTTAAAAACGTAATGGATTGGTGTTCGCGAACCAATAGTAAGTTTCTTCAAAACAAACCGATGTTGTTAATGAGCACCTCACCTGGTGGTTTTGGAGGTGGCAATGTAATGAATGCCGCAGTGGTTAGGCTTCCAAAGTTAGGTGCAGATGTATTAACTACTTTTTCCCTACCCTCTTTTTTATGA
- a CDS encoding pirin family protein, translated as MSNINLIIEERPSNIGNFMVGRLLPFREKRMVGPFAFIDHMGPTCLSDYENLDVPPHPHIGLSTLTYLFEGAIMHKDGLGNETEIKPGQVNWMTAGSGIVHSERTPGYLRTSNKMLHGLQIWVALPKALEEMDPEFFHFNEDEIPRWSENGIDFKLIAGDVFGHFSPVPVYSPLYFLELRTTKQQTVKIGKDLFGESALYILEGGIESEGHTFEPKQLLVAKDSKLCEFVMQENSIIYIFGGEPFAEERFIYWNFVASTRERIEEAKEQWLQQSFAPVPGETDFVPLPEQSRNIKN; from the coding sequence ATGTCAAATATTAACTTGATAATCGAAGAAAGACCAAGTAACATTGGCAATTTTATGGTTGGCCGGCTTTTGCCCTTTCGCGAAAAAAGAATGGTTGGACCCTTTGCATTTATAGATCACATGGGCCCTACGTGTTTAAGTGACTATGAAAATTTAGACGTTCCACCACACCCACATATTGGCCTTTCTACCTTAACGTATCTTTTTGAAGGAGCTATAATGCATAAAGATGGTTTGGGGAATGAGACTGAAATTAAACCTGGTCAGGTAAACTGGATGACCGCCGGAAGTGGAATTGTTCATTCGGAAAGGACTCCAGGTTACTTAAGAACGTCTAATAAGATGCTTCATGGCCTTCAAATATGGGTTGCCTTACCTAAAGCTCTTGAGGAAATGGACCCGGAGTTTTTTCATTTTAATGAAGATGAAATTCCCAGATGGTCCGAAAATGGTATTGATTTTAAACTTATTGCAGGCGATGTATTTGGTCATTTCTCGCCCGTACCAGTATATAGCCCTCTTTATTTTCTTGAACTAAGAACAACTAAGCAACAAACTGTTAAAATAGGTAAAGATTTGTTCGGCGAAAGTGCCCTTTATATTCTTGAAGGAGGAATTGAAAGCGAAGGTCATACCTTTGAACCTAAGCAACTCTTAGTAGCAAAGGATAGTAAGCTATGTGAATTTGTAATGCAGGAAAATTCAATAATATACATTTTTGGAGGAGAACCTTTTGCCGAAGAACGTTTTATTTACTGGAATTTTGTAGCTTCTACCCGCGAAAGGATAGAAGAAGCAAAGGAACAATGGCTTCAGCAGTCTTTTGCTCCTGTACCAGGTGAAACGGATTTTGTCCCCCTACCAGAACAAAGTAGAAATATTAAAAACTAA
- a CDS encoding SusD/RagB family nutrient-binding outer membrane lipoprotein — protein MKTNILNKYSLVLLVTVLLGTGCTKDFKDINTNPVAYGPSSFDPNYTLTSAQLTYTGSIDFAYDTWRGNLIYSATMMQGFSTVISYWAGDKYLLNEGYTAAYWGNGSVGAYIEQVRPIVDVVEYAKGKPKFNNVYQIGRIWKAVIFERITDLYGDVPYSEAGQGFYTGNFTPKYDKQQAIYMDLLKEVEEASNGLNENGDAVTGDVIYNGNIAQWKRFANTLILRLAMRLTKVDENTAKTYVQKVVGKTMTENKDNAFVAHDVAGSRVTQNRNSQVLLGDGGQENYYVKWSKTFIDFLKNSNDPRLEKVAVTQLYLTEGGKAQNPSYVTTAAAQKGMPNGKDLSGLAGRDVRQDASFTSFSDYSSPNPAMIKQNGLTFILTYAQSEFLLAEAAQRWGIGGVAADHYKNGVAASITFLGQYDASLAISENVAQNYATAHPYNAANGLEMINNQYWAHTNTMLDFYETWSNWRRSGFPALTPIVYPGNATNGTIPRRFPYPVEEGAKNGINYKEASAAVPGGDKLTGRVWWDKQ, from the coding sequence ATGAAAACGAATATATTAAACAAATATAGCCTGGTATTACTTGTTACTGTTCTATTGGGTACAGGTTGTACAAAAGATTTTAAGGACATTAATACTAACCCTGTTGCATACGGGCCAAGTAGTTTTGATCCGAATTACACATTAACATCAGCACAGCTTACTTATACCGGAAGTATCGATTTTGCGTATGATACCTGGCGTGGAAATTTAATTTATTCTGCTACAATGATGCAGGGTTTTTCAACAGTGATCAGCTATTGGGCTGGCGATAAATATCTTTTAAATGAAGGATATACCGCCGCATATTGGGGAAATGGGAGTGTTGGAGCTTACATAGAGCAGGTGCGCCCGATTGTTGATGTGGTTGAGTATGCAAAGGGTAAACCAAAATTTAATAATGTATATCAGATAGGACGCATCTGGAAAGCTGTGATTTTTGAACGAATTACAGATTTATATGGAGATGTCCCTTATTCAGAAGCTGGGCAAGGGTTTTACACGGGCAACTTCACGCCTAAGTATGATAAGCAGCAGGCTATTTACATGGACCTGCTAAAAGAAGTAGAGGAAGCCTCAAATGGGCTGAATGAAAATGGGGATGCTGTAACTGGAGATGTTATTTATAACGGTAATATTGCACAATGGAAACGCTTTGCCAATACTTTGATTTTACGCTTGGCTATGAGACTAACCAAGGTTGATGAAAACACTGCAAAAACATATGTTCAGAAAGTTGTTGGTAAAACAATGACGGAGAATAAAGACAATGCATTTGTTGCTCACGATGTAGCCGGATCAAGGGTAACCCAAAACAGAAACAGTCAGGTGTTGCTTGGTGATGGGGGACAGGAAAATTATTATGTTAAATGGTCTAAAACATTTATCGACTTCCTGAAAAATAGTAATGACCCGCGTTTAGAGAAAGTTGCTGTAACACAGTTGTATTTAACAGAGGGAGGGAAAGCACAAAATCCATCTTATGTTACAACTGCTGCGGCCCAAAAAGGTATGCCCAATGGGAAAGATTTGAGTGGTTTGGCTGGCAGAGATGTTAGGCAGGACGCATCATTTACAAGTTTTTCTGATTACTCTTCTCCAAACCCTGCAATGATAAAACAAAATGGGCTAACATTCATTCTTACTTATGCACAGAGTGAATTCTTGCTGGCAGAGGCTGCGCAAAGGTGGGGTATAGGAGGAGTTGCGGCCGATCATTATAAAAACGGTGTTGCAGCTTCAATTACTTTTCTTGGACAATATGATGCATCATTGGCAATTTCTGAAAATGTTGCTCAAAATTATGCTACGGCACATCCTTACAACGCAGCAAATGGTTTGGAAATGATCAATAATCAATACTGGGCGCATACCAACACCATGCTTGATTTTTATGAAACCTGGTCTAACTGGCGCAGAAGTGGATTTCCCGCTTTAACGCCTATTGTATATCCTGGAAATGCAACTAATGGCACTATTCCACGTCGTTTTCCATATCCTGTAGAAGAAGGAGCAAAGAATGGTATTAACTATAAAGAAGCATCGGCGGCAGTTCCGGGTGGAGATAAGTTAACCGGCAGGGTTTGGTGGGACAAGCAATAA
- a CDS encoding SusC/RagA family TonB-linked outer membrane protein → MKIIEEQSDYHFVYSSANVPVNKDITLSVKNTLVTDVLAVIFNNTNLNYSVSGAGLIVISRKKDIKVGGIVKDANGGPLPGATVRIKGTGVGTSTDINGRFAISAPPNAVLVVSFAGFQTREVPIDGKADLQIILTEDTKLLNEVVVTALGIKKERRALGYSVSQVQGESLTQARENNVANALVGKVAGLDISSTSGGAGAATSVTIRGVSSLSQSNQPLYVINGVPMENKPTGLNNINPNGNSGSQWDNAPDLGDAVGNLNPDDIESISVLKGAAASALYGSRAKAGVILITTKSGKGNSVDFNSNYVVEQIMDRTDWQYVYGQGANGTKPLDKAGAAQVGGSSWGAKLDGTSVVQFDGASRPYSAQRNNIKDFYSSGGTWSNTLALNKTFEGGAIRFSANDVHNNSVVPNSGLNRQSFNLVGTFEPVKRLNIDARSNYILEQAKNRPMVSDGAGNANYNVVFLPTSVNVNDLKPGKDANGYELKYNTGNAFATNPWFAANEFVNDTKRERLISSFNARYTFDNGLFIQGRAGRDAYADTYKNVVPSGTAYYEPGKIAEQQTKFADVNADMLLGKSFNVGEEITVTPNVGASFRNTRINQTTNNGTNFAVFGVYNILNAKNKSVGYVQTESETHSLYGTLELSYRDVLYLTGSGRSDWFSTLATPGRDNKLSVFYPSVSSSFVFSELWKPSFLSFGKLRAGYAIVGQATDPYQTLLTYGFRSETLNGHPLGIINNLSIPNAGLKASKATELEIGTELRFFGDRLSLDMTWYKKRSKDEISVVTTSSTTGYSGAVLNSGEIENKGVEALISGVVVKNEDFTWTSSLNGTYNNNTVLSLAEGLPSQLLATSRSGVGFLQNIPGLAAAQVMAYDYKYDANGEILKDALGEPSRGDLKAYGSAYNKWFAGWNNEFNYKGATLSFLIDGKWGGKVFSATDYYGYIFGLHKNTLIDRETLGNNAAKFYENTANNVSNKFVQDASFIKFRQLTLGYNFPAKMFNNKVKSLNVSLVGRNLFILMKKTDNIDPESSYNATFPGMELGGVPPVRTFGVNLSVKF, encoded by the coding sequence TTGAAGATTATTGAGGAGCAAAGTGATTATCATTTTGTATACAGTTCGGCAAATGTTCCGGTTAATAAGGATATTACATTGTCGGTAAAAAATACACTGGTTACAGATGTCTTAGCTGTAATATTTAACAATACCAATTTAAATTATTCTGTTTCTGGAGCGGGTTTAATCGTAATCAGCAGAAAAAAAGATATTAAAGTTGGCGGTATAGTCAAGGATGCTAATGGTGGGCCTTTACCGGGAGCCACCGTCAGAATCAAAGGAACAGGTGTGGGAACATCAACCGATATCAATGGCAGATTCGCGATATCTGCGCCTCCGAATGCTGTTTTAGTAGTCTCTTTTGCGGGTTTTCAAACTAGGGAAGTACCAATTGATGGCAAAGCCGACCTCCAGATTATTTTAACTGAAGATACTAAGCTGTTAAACGAGGTTGTAGTAACAGCGCTTGGAATTAAAAAGGAGCGCAGGGCATTGGGTTATTCTGTTTCTCAGGTGCAGGGCGAATCCTTAACCCAGGCCAGAGAAAACAATGTTGCCAATGCTTTAGTGGGTAAAGTTGCTGGTTTGGACATTAGTTCTACTTCTGGTGGTGCTGGTGCAGCAACAAGTGTTACTATCCGTGGTGTATCCAGCCTTAGTCAAAGTAATCAGCCGTTATATGTAATTAATGGCGTGCCAATGGAAAATAAGCCAACTGGTTTAAATAACATTAACCCAAATGGAAACTCAGGAAGTCAGTGGGATAATGCACCTGATCTTGGAGATGCTGTGGGTAATTTAAATCCAGACGATATTGAAAGTATTTCTGTATTGAAGGGCGCTGCAGCCTCGGCGCTTTACGGTTCCAGAGCTAAAGCAGGTGTTATTCTTATTACAACTAAAAGCGGCAAAGGAAACAGTGTTGACTTTAACAGTAATTATGTAGTCGAACAGATTATGGACAGAACTGACTGGCAGTATGTATACGGGCAGGGAGCTAATGGAACCAAACCATTAGACAAAGCCGGGGCTGCGCAGGTAGGTGGCTCAAGCTGGGGCGCAAAACTGGATGGAACCAGTGTGGTTCAGTTTGATGGGGCTTCAAGGCCATACTCGGCTCAGCGTAACAATATAAAGGATTTTTACAGTAGTGGTGGAACATGGTCTAATACTCTGGCTTTAAACAAGACATTTGAGGGAGGGGCGATCCGTTTTTCTGCAAATGATGTTCATAATAACTCTGTTGTGCCAAACTCTGGTTTAAACAGACAGTCGTTTAATCTGGTGGGTACGTTTGAACCAGTTAAACGCCTAAATATTGATGCAAGGTCTAATTATATTCTAGAGCAGGCTAAGAACAGGCCAATGGTGTCAGACGGAGCAGGTAATGCCAACTATAATGTTGTGTTTTTACCAACAAGTGTTAACGTAAATGATTTAAAGCCGGGTAAAGATGCCAATGGATATGAATTAAAATACAATACCGGGAATGCATTTGCCACTAATCCATGGTTTGCTGCAAATGAGTTTGTTAATGACACCAAACGTGAAAGGTTAATCAGTTCTTTCAACGCACGCTATACTTTTGACAATGGCTTGTTTATTCAAGGCCGTGCAGGTCGCGATGCTTATGCCGATACCTATAAAAATGTGGTTCCATCGGGAACAGCATACTATGAACCAGGTAAAATTGCTGAGCAGCAAACAAAATTTGCTGATGTAAATGCCGATATGTTGTTAGGGAAATCATTTAATGTAGGTGAAGAGATTACTGTAACTCCAAATGTTGGTGCAAGTTTTAGAAATACCAGGATTAATCAAACAACAAATAATGGGACTAATTTTGCCGTATTTGGTGTTTATAATATTCTAAATGCTAAAAATAAGTCGGTTGGGTATGTTCAGACTGAGTCAGAAACCCACTCTTTATACGGCACTTTAGAGCTTTCTTATCGGGATGTACTTTATTTAACAGGTAGCGGAAGATCAGACTGGTTTTCTACCCTCGCCACTCCAGGAAGGGATAATAAACTAAGTGTTTTTTATCCGTCTGTAAGTAGTTCATTTGTTTTCTCTGAACTTTGGAAGCCATCATTTCTTAGCTTCGGTAAGTTAAGAGCTGGATATGCGATTGTTGGACAAGCAACAGATCCTTATCAAACATTACTTACTTATGGTTTTAGAAGTGAAACATTAAACGGACATCCTTTAGGCATAATAAACAATTTGAGTATACCTAATGCCGGATTGAAGGCTTCTAAAGCTACCGAATTGGAAATTGGAACTGAATTAAGGTTCTTTGGTGATCGTTTGAGCCTGGATATGACCTGGTATAAAAAACGTTCAAAAGACGAGATCTCTGTTGTTACCACATCAAGTACAACTGGTTATTCAGGAGCGGTATTAAATTCCGGTGAAATTGAAAATAAAGGTGTCGAAGCTTTAATCAGTGGAGTTGTTGTTAAAAATGAGGACTTTACATGGACCTCGTCATTGAATGGAACTTACAATAACAATACTGTTCTTTCTTTAGCTGAAGGATTACCTTCTCAATTATTGGCAACTTCCAGATCTGGGGTTGGTTTTTTGCAGAACATACCAGGCTTGGCCGCAGCGCAGGTAATGGCATACGATTATAAGTATGATGCTAATGGGGAAATTTTAAAAGATGCACTTGGAGAGCCATCAAGAGGTGACCTGAAAGCGTATGGTTCAGCATATAATAAGTGGTTTGCTGGCTGGAATAATGAGTTTAACTATAAGGGAGCAACTCTTTCATTCTTAATTGATGGTAAGTGGGGAGGTAAGGTGTTTTCGGCTACTGACTACTATGGATATATTTTTGGGCTGCATAAAAATACACTCATAGATCGTGAAACTCTTGGTAATAATGCAGCTAAGTTCTACGAAAATACAGCGAATAATGTTTCCAATAAATTTGTACAGGATGCGAGTTTTATCAAATTCAGGCAGCTAACGTTGGGGTATAATTTCCCGGCAAAAATGTTTAATAACAAAGTGAAAAGCTTAAATGTAAGTCTGGTAGGCAGGAATTTATTTATTCTGATGAAAAAAACAGACAACATCGATCCCGAATCGAGCTACAATGCTACGTTCCCAGGAATGGAACTAGGGGGAGTGCCACCAGTAAGAACTTTTGGCGTAAACCTAAGTGTTAAGTTTTAA
- a CDS encoding FecR family protein: MIDRSLFNVEDFLVDNTFQLYCAGTDKLCVSYWENYIKTHPEQEVVIAEAKRLYVILSGNKKPLNKQVDLLKDYIEVQKEASVIPVRKNYMWLKIAAAILVIVGITVIYKNNTKEEIPKISLVTHFSTSGGEKKKITLPDGSVVLLNAKSVLTVDKHFNDKNREVNLVGEAFFDVTHNKNKPFKVHTEDFDINVLGTSFNVKIYPGEATSETVLVKGLIVMEGKGTKGSSITLRPSQKVTFYKKVEEASGKIKLPKPSVVHPQIAINQYTKVNDSTIMEMAWTQNRLEIMDQTFAEVKGDLERWYNVEIIFNDREVEKYRFTATFKHENIEQALKAFQDAEHFKYKIRGNQIIISK; encoded by the coding sequence ATGATAGATCGTAGTCTTTTCAATGTTGAAGACTTTTTAGTAGATAATACTTTTCAGCTATACTGTGCCGGAACAGATAAGCTTTGTGTTAGCTACTGGGAAAACTATATTAAAACTCACCCTGAACAAGAGGTTGTGATTGCGGAGGCAAAACGCTTGTATGTGATATTAAGTGGAAATAAAAAACCATTAAATAAACAGGTTGATCTCTTGAAAGATTATATTGAAGTTCAAAAAGAAGCCAGCGTTATTCCTGTTCGTAAAAACTACATGTGGCTAAAAATTGCTGCGGCCATTCTGGTAATAGTTGGTATTACGGTTATCTATAAAAATAATACTAAAGAAGAGATCCCAAAAATTAGTTTGGTTACTCATTTCAGTACAAGTGGTGGCGAAAAGAAAAAAATTACATTGCCAGATGGCTCTGTGGTTTTGCTTAATGCAAAAAGTGTCTTGACAGTTGATAAGCATTTCAATGATAAAAACAGGGAAGTTAATTTAGTGGGAGAGGCCTTTTTTGATGTTACTCATAATAAGAATAAGCCCTTTAAGGTTCATACCGAGGATTTTGATATCAATGTGCTTGGTACTTCATTTAATGTTAAAATATATCCCGGAGAAGCAACATCTGAAACGGTATTGGTTAAAGGTTTGATTGTAATGGAGGGAAAAGGAACCAAAGGAAGCTCTATAACTTTAAGACCAAGTCAGAAAGTAACTTTTTACAAGAAAGTGGAAGAGGCTTCTGGTAAAATTAAATTGCCAAAACCGTCGGTGGTGCATCCTCAAATTGCTATAAATCAATATACCAAGGTTAACGATAGTACAATTATGGAAATGGCCTGGACGCAAAACAGGCTTGAGATTATGGATCAGACTTTTGCTGAAGTTAAAGGTGATCTGGAAAGATGGTACAATGTAGAGATCATATTTAATGATCGTGAAGTCGAAAAGTATCGCTTTACAGCCACGTTTAAACATGAAAATATAGAGCAGGCATTAAAAGCATTTCAAGATGCAGAACATTTTAAATATAAAATAAGGGGGAATCAAATTATCATATCTAAATAA
- a CDS encoding RNA polymerase sigma factor, translating to MENKLLHHLLWERIRGGDNGAFFDLYKALYYDLVNFGIRVCGDAETSGEATDQVFITIWEKHQQLNRVDNVPAYLRTFLKRKILRLLERKRKINDALQNAGAEGDWMEMSYEEFIVKVQTDELVRFKLKNALEKLTFRQKQLIHLKFFDGLSYEQIADQTQQTIKTAYNTIYDALKILRKELKD from the coding sequence ATGGAGAATAAGCTCTTGCATCATTTATTATGGGAACGTATAAGGGGAGGTGATAATGGTGCATTTTTTGATCTTTATAAAGCACTTTATTATGATCTGGTAAATTTTGGTATCCGCGTTTGTGGTGATGCTGAAACATCCGGAGAAGCAACCGATCAGGTGTTTATTACTATTTGGGAGAAACACCAACAACTAAACAGAGTTGACAATGTGCCAGCTTACCTGCGAACATTTCTAAAACGAAAAATTTTAAGGCTGTTAGAACGTAAGCGCAAAATTAATGATGCATTGCAAAATGCAGGTGCCGAGGGCGATTGGATGGAAATGTCGTACGAAGAGTTTATAGTAAAAGTCCAAACCGATGAACTGGTGCGTTTCAAGCTAAAAAATGCGCTTGAAAAATTAACCTTCAGGCAAAAGCAATTAATTCATCTCAAATTCTTTGATGGTTTAAGCTATGAGCAAATAGCAGATCAAACTCAGCAAACAATTAAGACTGCTTACAATACTATTTATGATGCTCTTAAGATATTACGTAAGGAGTTGAAAGACTAG
- a CDS encoding LacI family DNA-binding transcriptional regulator — translation MKETVTVKTLARELNISIATVSKALNDSYEISLETKQKVWDLAKKLKYERNPSASNLRSHKTKTIAVIIPEIANNFFSLAINGIEEIARKRDYHVLIYQTHENSEIEIAFTDSLLSGRVDGILISVSSNTNNNEHFKELVKRIPVVFFDRIFEDIDAVKITTDDYESAYNATCHLVECGCKKIAYLFALNNLVTGKNRFAGYKKALEKYNMVCTEEMIVSYDKDSNKNYENIKTLMLTQKPDAIISSIEDLALPCYYVARELNLNIPKDLKIISFSNLNTAPLLSPSLTTIEQPAFEIGKEAAGILFKILDKKHFEPNENHILKSSLIKRESTSCI, via the coding sequence ATGAAGGAAACTGTAACTGTAAAAACGCTAGCTAGGGAGTTAAATATTTCTATTGCCACTGTCTCAAAAGCATTAAATGACAGTTATGAGATTAGTTTAGAAACCAAGCAAAAGGTTTGGGATCTTGCCAAGAAATTAAAATACGAACGTAATCCCTCAGCAAGTAACCTTCGCAGCCATAAAACAAAAACTATAGCTGTTATTATTCCTGAGATAGCAAATAATTTCTTTTCATTAGCCATAAATGGAATTGAAGAAATAGCAAGAAAGCGAGATTATCATGTCCTGATTTATCAAACTCATGAAAACAGTGAGATTGAAATTGCTTTTACTGACAGCCTGTTAAGTGGTAGGGTAGATGGAATATTGATCTCTGTTTCGAGCAACACAAATAATAATGAGCACTTTAAGGAACTGGTTAAAAGAATACCTGTTGTTTTCTTTGATAGGATTTTTGAAGATATAGATGCTGTGAAAATAACTACCGATGATTATGAGAGTGCTTACAATGCAACGTGCCATTTAGTAGAATGTGGTTGTAAAAAGATCGCTTACCTGTTCGCCCTTAATAATCTCGTTACCGGTAAAAATAGGTTTGCAGGATATAAGAAAGCCTTAGAGAAATATAATATGGTTTGTACCGAGGAGATGATTGTTAGTTATGATAAAGACAGTAATAAGAACTATGAAAATATAAAAACATTGATGTTAACCCAGAAACCAGACGCTATTATCTCTTCAATTGAGGACCTTGCTTTGCCTTGCTATTATGTTGCCAGAGAATTAAATTTAAATATTCCGAAGGACCTAAAAATAATTAGCTTTTCTAATCTTAATACTGCTCCACTTTTGAGCCCGTCTCTTACCACAATTGAACAGCCGGCGTTTGAAATCGGAAAAGAAGCGGCAGGTATCTTATTCAAAATACTAGATAAAAAGCATTTTGAGCCAAATGAAAATCACATCTTAAAATCCAGTTTGATTAAGCGCGAATCAACGTCGTGCATCTAG
- a CDS encoding sodium/sugar symporter, which yields MNHLDIADYVVFFVYFIAIAGYGYYIYHKKKTTSNSAKDFFLAEGSLTWWAIGASLIASNISAEHFIGMSGSGFALGLAIASYEWMAAATLIIVAIFIIPVYLKNKIFTMPQFLSKRYNDQVSTIMAVFWLLVYVFVNLTSIIYLGALAISSISPISFEWSIVGLSIFSMVVTLGGMKVIGYTDVIQVLVLIFGGLITTYLALSLLSREYGFGEDIFKGLSILRKEAPDHFHMIFSPSDKYYKELPGLSVLIGGMLINNLAYWGCNQYIVQRALGADLNTARKGILFAAFLKLLVPIIAVLPGIVMYVLHNKGLFIKEMSDAGVLKPDHAYPTLMNLLPAGLKGVAFAALTAAIVASLAGKANSISTIFSLDIYKKYFNKTASDKKMVNVGRWAVVISMLIAAIVTPSLKSLDQAYQFIQEYVGFISPGVLAIFLLGFYWKRTTTAAAMTGALITIPLSTVLKFLPVWTNGAFPDYPFLDRMAIDFVVIVILMVVISLSKPQKVATEDEIEVDTSMFKISTSFAIGSILIMGILTALYTVFW from the coding sequence ATGAATCATCTTGACATCGCCGATTATGTAGTTTTCTTTGTTTATTTTATTGCTATAGCCGGCTATGGCTATTACATTTATCATAAGAAAAAAACTACCTCCAATAGTGCGAAGGATTTTTTCCTGGCAGAGGGTTCCCTAACCTGGTGGGCTATCGGAGCATCACTGATTGCCTCAAATATTTCTGCAGAGCATTTCATTGGGATGTCAGGATCCGGTTTTGCACTAGGCCTTGCCATTGCTTCGTATGAATGGATGGCAGCTGCAACATTGATCATTGTGGCCATTTTTATCATCCCGGTATACCTGAAGAACAAGATCTTTACCATGCCACAATTCTTGTCTAAGCGGTATAATGATCAAGTAAGCACCATTATGGCTGTATTCTGGTTATTGGTTTATGTTTTTGTGAATCTTACTTCTATCATTTACCTGGGTGCCTTAGCCATCTCATCCATATCACCTATCAGTTTCGAGTGGAGTATAGTAGGACTAAGCATCTTTTCCATGGTGGTTACTTTAGGGGGCATGAAAGTTATTGGCTATACAGATGTAATCCAGGTACTGGTGCTGATTTTTGGCGGCCTGATTACCACTTATCTTGCCCTTTCTTTACTTTCTAGGGAATATGGATTTGGTGAGGATATTTTTAAGGGCCTCTCTATCCTAAGAAAGGAGGCGCCAGATCATTTTCATATGATATTTAGCCCCTCTGATAAATACTATAAGGAACTGCCGGGTTTGTCTGTATTAATTGGCGGTATGTTAATCAACAATCTGGCATACTGGGGCTGTAACCAGTACATCGTACAGCGCGCACTAGGTGCTGATTTAAATACGGCACGTAAGGGCATTTTGTTTGCAGCGTTTTTAAAACTTTTAGTGCCCATAATTGCTGTACTTCCGGGAATTGTAATGTATGTACTTCATAATAAAGGTTTATTTATTAAAGAAATGTCCGATGCTGGCGTATTGAAACCCGATCATGCCTATCCAACCTTAATGAACCTATTACCGGCAGGTTTAAAAGGTGTCGCATTCGCCGCCCTTACGGCTGCTATTGTTGCTTCATTGGCGGGTAAAGCAAATAGTATATCCACAATTTTTTCACTTGACATTTATAAAAAATACTTCAACAAAACAGCCTCTGATAAGAAGATGGTTAATGTTGGCCGATGGGCCGTAGTGATTTCTATGCTTATTGCGGCTATTGTAACACCATCCTTAAAATCACTTGATCAGGCTTACCAATTTATCCAGGAATATGTAGGCTTTATTTCACCAGGAGTACTGGCCATATTCTTGCTGGGTTTTTATTGGAAACGCACAACAACTGCGGCAGCGATGACAGGAGCATTGATCACAATTCCGCTTTCAACTGTGTTAAAGTTTTTGCCAGTCTGGACAAATGGGGCATTCCCCGACTATCCTTTTCTTGACAGAATGGCTATTGATTTTGTAGTTATTGTGATCCTGATGGTTGTAATTAGTTTGAGTAAACCTCAAAAAGTAGCTACTGAAGATGAAATTGAAGTGGACACCTCTATGTTTAAAATCAGCACTAGTTTTGCCATAGGTTCTATTCTTATTATGGGCATACTTACTGCTTTATATACTGTGTTTTGGTAA